Proteins encoded together in one Prosthecobacter debontii window:
- a CDS encoding nucleoside hydrolase, whose protein sequence is MPKPNLLCILTSFCVSASLATAEPVKVIFDTDMANDCDDVGALAVLHALADRGEAEILAEVTNRKCPGNASAAACAAINTYYGRGNIPIGTDKDGAKISGGRASSYTPALRDEFPHQAKPDDEMPDALAIYRRTLAAQPDGSVVICSVGALSNLEDLWHSKADEFSPLSGTELVMKKVKLTVIMGGGFPRTANPETNIKLDPPAAVSVVNEWRGPLLWQGYEIGAALITGSELQATPSNNPVRRAFELRMHHGKPALEHGKPSHDQATVLLAVRGPQPELWDVVDKGRVIVDSDGHTEWSRDWPRPHRYVKIKNGPSALQKIIGELMAAPPSKRTR, encoded by the coding sequence ATGCCAAAGCCTAACTTATTGTGCATTCTCACCAGTTTCTGCGTGTCAGCGTCTTTGGCAACAGCCGAACCGGTCAAAGTGATCTTTGACACAGACATGGCGAATGACTGCGATGACGTCGGAGCCCTAGCCGTGCTGCATGCTTTAGCTGACCGCGGTGAAGCTGAAATCTTGGCGGAGGTGACCAATCGCAAATGCCCGGGCAATGCGTCTGCCGCCGCATGTGCCGCCATCAACACCTACTATGGACGGGGCAACATCCCCATCGGCACAGACAAAGATGGAGCCAAGATTTCAGGGGGGAGAGCCAGCAGCTACACGCCGGCCCTGCGCGATGAATTTCCTCATCAAGCGAAACCCGATGACGAGATGCCTGATGCTCTGGCCATCTACCGCCGGACTTTAGCTGCGCAACCTGACGGCAGCGTGGTGATTTGTAGCGTCGGAGCTTTAAGCAATCTGGAAGATCTATGGCATTCTAAGGCCGATGAATTCAGCCCGCTTTCCGGCACCGAGTTGGTGATGAAAAAGGTGAAGCTCACCGTCATCATGGGCGGCGGTTTTCCACGCACCGCCAATCCTGAAACCAACATCAAGCTCGACCCACCGGCGGCTGTCAGCGTGGTCAATGAATGGCGAGGTCCGCTCCTGTGGCAGGGGTATGAAATCGGCGCAGCCCTCATCACGGGCTCAGAGCTTCAGGCTACCCCCTCCAATAATCCGGTGAGGCGAGCTTTCGAGCTGCGCATGCATCATGGCAAACCTGCGCTGGAACACGGCAAACCCAGCCATGATCAAGCCACCGTGCTACTCGCCGTGCGAGGTCCCCAACCCGAACTTTGGGACGTGGTGGATAAAGGGCGCGTGATCGTGGACTCCGATGGTCACACCGAATGGTCACGGGATTGGCCGCGCCCGCATCGCTACGTGAAAATCAAAAACGGTCCCTCCGCTTTGCAAAAGATTATCGGTGAACTGATGGCCGCACCACCTTCCAAAAGAACCCGCTAA
- a CDS encoding nucleoside hydrolase: MKRTLFPLLLIALGSWSQAAPVKLIFDTDMGNDVDDVMALEMIHNLQKRGACELLAVTITKDHPQAAAFVDAINTFHGYPDTPIGVVRNGATPEPGRFNLLADEKNADGSFRYPHDLLSGADAPEAVGLIRKLLAAQPDNSVALAQVGFFTNFSRLLDSQADEHSPLSGRDLIKKKVTVLAIMAGAFQTVNWNTRHLEYNVIKDIPAAQKLAVHWPTPIVWSGYEIGVAAAYPHVSIEKDFEYVKHHPLKEAYYLYNPPPHDRPTWDPTAVLYVIYPDRGYFDLSPGGGVTVEDNGATWYRPTKDGKGRHRYLVMSPEQASRVREAIVQLCVEPPAK, translated from the coding sequence ATGAAACGAACTTTATTCCCCCTGCTTCTGATTGCCCTTGGCAGTTGGTCTCAAGCCGCTCCCGTCAAGCTCATCTTCGATACCGATATGGGTAATGACGTGGACGACGTGATGGCTCTGGAGATGATTCACAACCTGCAAAAGCGTGGCGCTTGTGAATTGCTTGCAGTGACGATCACCAAGGATCATCCCCAGGCCGCAGCCTTCGTTGACGCCATCAACACCTTCCATGGCTATCCCGACACTCCCATCGGTGTCGTGCGAAATGGAGCCACTCCAGAACCCGGCAGATTCAACCTGCTGGCCGATGAAAAGAATGCAGATGGCAGCTTCCGTTATCCCCATGACCTCCTCAGCGGTGCGGATGCCCCGGAAGCTGTCGGTCTGATCCGTAAGCTGCTGGCAGCTCAGCCTGACAACTCTGTGGCCCTGGCTCAGGTCGGCTTCTTTACCAACTTCTCGCGCCTGCTAGACTCCCAAGCAGATGAGCATTCACCGCTCAGTGGTCGCGACTTGATCAAAAAGAAAGTCACGGTGCTCGCCATCATGGCAGGTGCTTTCCAGACGGTGAACTGGAATACGCGCCATCTGGAATACAATGTGATCAAAGACATCCCAGCCGCTCAGAAGCTGGCGGTTCACTGGCCCACCCCCATCGTGTGGAGTGGTTATGAGATCGGTGTCGCCGCCGCCTATCCGCATGTGAGCATCGAGAAGGACTTTGAGTATGTGAAACATCACCCGCTGAAGGAAGCTTACTATCTCTACAATCCACCTCCCCATGATCGTCCGACATGGGACCCGACGGCTGTCCTCTACGTCATCTATCCAGATCGCGGTTACTTTGATCTCTCCCCTGGTGGCGGTGTGACCGTGGAAGATAACGGCGCCACATGGTATCGTCCCACGAAGGATGGCAAAGGCCGCCACCGGTATTTAGTCATGTCTCCCGAGCAAGCTTCGCGAGTGCGTGAAGCGATTGTGCAGCTTTGTGTGGAACCACCTGCCAAGTAA
- a CDS encoding beta strand repeat-containing protein gives MPSTRLTSLSTSARTLFPKISSLMFNATWASLVTLATPAIAQTGSFADWNVNADGNWGDASRWTGATPSSTYPSGVGATASVVHDIGATRTISLVDGSGSIDVTLGTLRLGDTNATHAFVLGSVSSGGKFIFDNGGLGALLDHSVKTGGTTTDPNKNPNSGDRIDAQVLLNDDLTIFANTNIEFRNLWTAAGHDITLTGAGRVYWNANNTSTAKGTLSGMGNLYIYNGEARFDGIAGTADSNVIDAPEIYIGDGLVTTGNTGFRTLPRLYLVNTESTLTSDLFLNGGMLVSDLGNLTPVNGDGMVILSGNLQITGAAATNIIDVNDTSTSVAGTPEVHYVTGVISGTGGFSKVNIGSLNLQADNTIQGEIYVQRAGPGGAALTAKGGLTLSGADGAFSAASKLIMSRDGSFYLDNSKAVNLNRVTDTAEIILRGQGRLRMVGNASAATSETLGALTVETGSGKINFDLDDTTPQSTTLTFSSFNRSVGAIAQFQVLDNTPGAFGSYLGGNARLNIADQGASAVLKGGGGANGSTNQTLVIGAFGGVNNISNHFMTFDKTNPTELRPLDFDTEYLKSSTLVDGGVIHTINPTTLGTLDQNLMINYNVDRDGDVNWYEARPVRMTANSAVNSLRFGVNVPTAASNSQNTNEIGAALVLNPGAVLYLGDSLAANTGLSGNTDGSGMVLFGRDVTGTNPGRNQFIAGGILDFGSREAIFVNESGNSAFIRSEIRGTGGFTKAGAQTIYLDNSNSYSGPTNIAEGLLVLRDQHALGNSNIVNIQGSGSLYLDLGTNIVSSVSGGAAPDLYVGVTDASRTILYSNGTNNTWGGNVIIDAVDSSGNWVFESRIGTNALATLNINGDIYSNDIANPINTDTALNDARLLTTNGTSATGGIINLNGQFKDNINGAAGGGLPINSNVENQVLRFQIRGSNELVVNARQQWDSAGRIYVEQGILRYEGDGNFFTDGAAAATTTGNGQSGIRMGGTAGGTNNGTANNAIILTKPGQVLNISRIDIGGDGSNNFNALGNTMLAGTNTSGTVTFGNGDERILFTQASSTNGVGFNRDLSVYAAEGGTVDLNFWLDDQGGNVSSWLTKIGRGTVNYNSRNSSQASDVEGVFLSGGLLRLTNYTLGTGVRFATGARTIFGGGGLEMDGTATSNRTENLTGDVRIMAGGTDVIVSSAAGRTTTLNIGATTATFTRESGGTLALVENTNGGVASVITLNGATAPAAGSLIAYSSYGSGIGTAFATDFAMRADALGNITGFSGATRQNEDNTSLWTNGNDISEGASGFGAATTNAGASINSLHFDANVASTVNVDAGGLTITSGGLLISSGIDVSTSTKTITGGTLSAGGGNDLIIHHYGAGTLTIESAIGGASLVKTGTGDMVLTAMNTYTGNTYFNGGSVSISSQSALGVTPVSLTANNLYFNGGTLHTSADMSLDANRGILFGGNGGAIDVEASTTLTVNGQMASEASVFGYVSNVAVGRLDKLGAGTLVLTQFDNAYNGLTDIREGTLIWAPGVEGSTTRSPFGSNSAFLDGTIVRSGATLEIAATGTSTNQTTTMQEWFTFEGGSTLNVSLLAANDRNLVLNGVIKLDSLGHIGTLDGISTADTIAGATTINVGRRTTHLNNAGGYLTGDGGITKIGAGALAFRENNPEWTGQLIVNEGLVEIYSAGYALGTGTMPIILGHNLSAELAGEAVSGNTTVQLFFRDEGGYRDVSTITQDIIVRADEGAGTQAKHIGARYMADVDVVNFAGNLTLNDDVTFFYQDDVRNSTDQFNETSSSTAAANTRNDTRSYGAALNVETIFINFDGDIIGSKSITTRVDQGGNGNATNGSITGANDDFVLRPVFGLNGDNSAWTGSLTLGNTSSDVDREHLVRFGQSSSISSANDVIMHHNASLQAGGQNITIGSLINPTGAATIDSYIENAATSPGVITINQLTDATVGIIFRDGINFFQLQAGEVDASLSIVKTGGAMLEWLKGNSYSGSTTIDAGELKLSYGADASMLADSASLIIRDGMLNLAGTVAHQEIVSGTTIDGNARIIRSAGSSTIQLNAINYISGTLHISEDNIATTDTLNDPTTGIIGVWATVGGSWAVNATNSVDGALVGLTTFSDVNRLGGVIPDGAALNVRIIEAGSSGPVTLGAGTTVINTLLQGASGGAGVEAAFVQIGATETLRIASGGILLPSTSSALTFGGTGALTAGVNLNDDAVLNLQNESVTEALTVGVSITDNGTGQVGVATPGVGNVIFTGTNSYSGQTQVTWGTLSVGDGGTTGTLGTGAVEAAATGTLRFNRSDSALSIVGPVNGAGTVIQTGSGTTTLNSSTVLNELNFILAGGTLATGADQAINTTRPLIFGDTVASTSVGSLDLTLGSATVGGLQVQTNTTTANEILIGSGKTLQVNGNVLIGINVAPSGTGTPVFPNTALTVSGGGQWVVNSLGGSFQIGGGTGSVNANRVVVDLSGLANFSVDLGSSGTFRLGDANGNSSGSGNATSSLLLAENTTITASLLGIGDRQGVGGSSNALRMGAGTTVFNVNTLSVGDRGQRGTGSLNFAGSTGTLKVRAADGVGRTVMHVLSSSAGTGYDLSGTVNLLGHDADLLLSTLEIGIRTNGNGSGIGTFSFDQGTLDVTSISIGRKTGGAGTESDSVVGTLNIGGGTVIVGEGGIAMAENSSTGTSPSSGVLNFTGGDIQIGGDILKIGTTGAAAASATLNLTGTAVLDMTGHAIGSVSQPLDSLILDSGTLKNVSQINGGTTGLITAGNGGTLILAGNNNYSGGTQINTGTLLIASAATTGFGNVAVNANGVLAGVGTVRGDTTISLNGAVSPGLGAGTVGTLTWASGMDLSFESGSSASFLLGSTSGVSDQLASEGLGTLTLDAGTTFNVTGWDSAYVPNGGDSWQILDWGTITGSFEVGTNFRSSGSGGGDLFLPDLGGGHFWDVSNFMSAGVITVVAIPEPGRVSFLLVGGLLLMMRRRRKS, from the coding sequence ATGCCAAGCACTCGGCTTACTTCCCTGTCTACAAGTGCCCGCACTCTCTTCCCGAAGATCTCTTCGCTGATGTTCAATGCCACATGGGCGAGCTTAGTCACTCTTGCGACCCCTGCCATAGCTCAGACAGGTTCTTTTGCGGATTGGAATGTGAACGCAGATGGCAATTGGGGGGATGCAAGTCGTTGGACAGGAGCAACACCTTCTTCCACTTACCCTAGCGGTGTCGGAGCAACGGCCAGTGTGGTCCACGACATTGGGGCTACGCGAACGATTTCACTGGTCGATGGCTCGGGCAGTATCGACGTGACGCTCGGCACACTGAGGTTAGGGGACACCAATGCAACTCATGCGTTCGTCCTAGGCTCTGTCAGCAGCGGTGGCAAATTCATCTTCGATAACGGTGGCCTTGGGGCGTTGCTGGATCACAGCGTCAAGACGGGTGGCACTACGACGGATCCGAATAAGAATCCTAACAGTGGAGATCGCATCGATGCTCAAGTTTTGCTCAATGACGACCTGACCATCTTTGCCAACACCAACATTGAATTTAGGAATCTGTGGACGGCTGCTGGCCATGACATCACGCTAACCGGAGCAGGGCGAGTTTACTGGAATGCCAACAATACCAGCACGGCAAAGGGCACTCTCTCGGGCATGGGCAATCTCTACATTTACAATGGCGAGGCTCGTTTTGATGGTATTGCAGGCACGGCGGATTCTAATGTTATTGATGCGCCGGAGATTTATATCGGAGATGGCTTGGTCACGACGGGCAATACGGGTTTCCGCACCTTACCCCGCCTTTATCTGGTCAATACTGAATCCACGCTGACTTCGGATCTCTTCCTCAATGGGGGCATGCTGGTCTCTGACCTTGGTAACCTGACGCCCGTCAATGGCGATGGCATGGTGATCCTGAGTGGTAACTTACAAATCACAGGGGCAGCGGCCACGAATATCATCGATGTCAATGACACCAGCACCTCGGTCGCAGGAACGCCGGAGGTTCATTATGTAACGGGAGTCATCAGTGGCACGGGTGGATTCAGCAAGGTCAATATTGGTAGTCTGAACCTCCAGGCTGACAACACGATCCAGGGTGAGATTTATGTGCAGCGTGCTGGACCCGGAGGGGCGGCTTTGACGGCTAAAGGTGGTCTCACGCTCTCGGGGGCGGACGGTGCCTTCTCTGCGGCTTCAAAATTAATCATGAGCCGCGATGGCAGCTTCTATCTGGATAACTCGAAGGCGGTGAATTTGAACCGTGTTACTGATACCGCAGAAATCATCCTGCGTGGCCAAGGGCGTCTTCGCATGGTGGGAAATGCCAGTGCAGCCACCTCGGAAACCTTGGGGGCGCTGACGGTTGAGACAGGGTCTGGCAAGATCAACTTTGATCTGGATGACACCACACCGCAGTCCACCACACTGACCTTCAGCAGCTTTAATCGTAGCGTGGGTGCCATCGCGCAGTTTCAGGTGCTGGATAACACCCCCGGTGCCTTTGGCTCCTATCTGGGCGGCAATGCCAGACTCAACATCGCGGATCAAGGAGCCTCTGCTGTGCTAAAAGGCGGCGGTGGTGCTAATGGCAGCACGAATCAAACGCTGGTGATCGGTGCCTTTGGAGGGGTCAATAACATCTCCAATCACTTCATGACCTTTGATAAGACGAATCCGACGGAATTGCGTCCGCTCGATTTCGATACGGAGTATCTCAAGAGTTCCACCCTGGTGGATGGCGGTGTGATCCATACCATCAACCCCACCACATTGGGAACGTTGGATCAGAACCTGATGATCAACTACAACGTGGATCGTGATGGCGATGTGAATTGGTATGAAGCTCGTCCGGTGCGGATGACCGCTAACTCGGCCGTCAATTCGCTTCGATTCGGTGTGAATGTGCCCACTGCGGCGAGCAACAGCCAAAACACCAATGAAATCGGCGCGGCCCTGGTGCTCAATCCGGGGGCGGTTCTGTATCTTGGCGATTCCCTGGCTGCTAACACGGGTCTCTCGGGGAATACCGATGGCTCAGGCATGGTCCTCTTCGGAAGGGATGTCACGGGCACGAACCCTGGAAGGAATCAGTTTATCGCGGGCGGTATTTTAGACTTCGGCAGCCGCGAGGCCATCTTCGTCAATGAAAGTGGTAACAGTGCCTTCATTCGTTCCGAAATTCGAGGCACAGGTGGTTTCACCAAAGCGGGTGCACAGACGATCTATCTCGATAACTCGAACAGCTACTCCGGCCCAACTAACATTGCAGAAGGTCTCTTGGTGTTGCGTGATCAACATGCACTGGGGAATTCGAACATCGTCAATATCCAAGGCTCCGGCAGTCTTTATCTTGATCTCGGGACTAATATTGTAAGTTCCGTCTCAGGTGGCGCGGCTCCAGACCTCTATGTGGGGGTTACGGATGCCAGCCGCACGATTCTTTATAGCAATGGCACCAACAATACCTGGGGTGGCAACGTCATCATCGATGCGGTCGATAGCTCAGGTAACTGGGTCTTCGAATCCCGTATTGGCACAAATGCCCTGGCGACCTTGAACATCAATGGTGATATCTATTCCAACGACATCGCCAATCCGATCAATACCGATACGGCCCTGAATGATGCACGACTGCTGACGACCAACGGGACGAGCGCCACGGGAGGTATCATCAACCTCAACGGTCAATTCAAGGATAACATCAATGGTGCTGCAGGTGGAGGCTTGCCCATCAATTCGAATGTGGAAAACCAAGTCCTGCGATTCCAGATCCGTGGCAGTAATGAGCTGGTCGTGAATGCCCGCCAGCAGTGGGACTCGGCAGGGCGTATCTATGTGGAGCAGGGTATCCTGCGTTATGAAGGTGATGGCAACTTCTTCACCGATGGCGCAGCAGCGGCCACCACGACAGGCAATGGCCAGAGTGGTATTCGCATGGGTGGCACAGCGGGCGGCACTAACAATGGCACCGCGAATAACGCCATCATCCTGACCAAACCAGGGCAGGTGCTGAACATCAGTCGCATTGATATCGGCGGCGATGGCAGCAATAATTTTAATGCTCTCGGCAATACAATGCTGGCGGGCACGAACACCTCTGGCACGGTCACTTTCGGTAATGGTGATGAGCGGATTCTTTTCACGCAAGCCAGCTCGACGAACGGTGTGGGCTTTAATCGTGATCTATCCGTTTATGCGGCGGAAGGTGGCACCGTAGATCTGAATTTCTGGCTGGATGACCAGGGGGGCAATGTCTCTTCCTGGTTGACCAAGATTGGCCGTGGGACAGTCAACTACAACAGCCGCAATAGCAGCCAGGCATCGGATGTGGAAGGTGTTTTCCTTTCGGGAGGTTTGCTGAGGCTAACGAATTATACACTCGGAACGGGTGTCCGCTTTGCCACCGGAGCACGCACCATTTTTGGGGGTGGTGGCCTGGAAATGGATGGGACGGCAACGAGCAATCGCACAGAAAACCTCACGGGTGATGTGCGCATCATGGCGGGTGGCACGGATGTGATTGTCAGTTCGGCGGCTGGGCGGACGACGACGCTGAATATTGGCGCCACGACAGCGACCTTTACTCGTGAGTCGGGTGGCACGCTGGCTTTGGTGGAAAATACCAATGGTGGTGTGGCCTCGGTGATCACCCTCAATGGTGCCACTGCGCCTGCGGCCGGATCTTTGATTGCCTACTCCTCATACGGTAGCGGCATAGGCACAGCCTTTGCCACGGACTTTGCAATGAGAGCGGATGCGTTGGGGAATATCACCGGCTTTAGCGGTGCTACCCGTCAGAATGAAGATAATACTTCGCTCTGGACGAACGGTAACGATATCAGTGAAGGAGCTTCAGGCTTTGGCGCAGCAACGACCAATGCTGGTGCAAGCATCAACAGCCTTCATTTCGATGCCAATGTCGCTAGCACTGTGAATGTGGATGCGGGAGGACTGACCATCACCAGTGGTGGCCTTCTCATCAGCTCAGGGATTGATGTGTCTACCTCAACGAAAACAATCACTGGAGGCACCCTTTCTGCCGGCGGCGGAAACGATCTCATCATTCATCATTATGGAGCGGGAACCCTCACCATCGAATCCGCTATTGGAGGCGCTTCTTTGGTGAAAACAGGCACGGGGGACATGGTCTTGACGGCCATGAATACCTACACGGGTAACACTTACTTTAACGGAGGCAGTGTCTCCATCTCCTCCCAGTCTGCTTTGGGTGTAACGCCAGTATCGCTCACAGCAAACAATCTTTACTTCAACGGAGGCACTCTTCACACCTCTGCGGACATGAGCCTGGATGCAAATCGCGGAATTCTGTTCGGCGGTAATGGTGGAGCGATTGATGTGGAGGCTTCCACAACTCTGACGGTCAATGGTCAAATGGCCTCGGAGGCCAGTGTTTTTGGGTATGTCTCGAATGTGGCTGTGGGGCGTTTGGATAAGCTCGGAGCAGGCACATTGGTGCTTACTCAATTTGATAACGCCTACAACGGACTCACCGATATTCGTGAAGGTACATTGATCTGGGCTCCTGGCGTCGAGGGTTCCACCACACGCTCTCCGTTCGGGTCCAACAGTGCTTTCTTGGATGGAACCATTGTCCGTAGTGGTGCTACCTTAGAGATCGCTGCCACGGGAACCTCGACCAACCAAACCACGACGATGCAAGAGTGGTTTACCTTCGAAGGCGGCAGCACGCTGAATGTCTCTCTGCTTGCGGCCAATGATCGTAACCTTGTACTGAACGGTGTGATCAAACTCGATAGCCTGGGGCATATAGGCACGCTGGATGGCATTTCTACTGCAGACACCATTGCTGGCGCAACGACGATCAATGTCGGACGCCGAACCACTCACTTGAATAATGCCGGTGGGTATCTGACGGGCGATGGCGGGATCACCAAAATTGGTGCTGGTGCCCTGGCCTTCCGTGAGAATAACCCTGAGTGGACTGGGCAGCTCATCGTCAATGAAGGGCTTGTGGAAATTTACAGTGCTGGATATGCCCTCGGCACAGGCACGATGCCGATCATCCTGGGGCATAACCTATCTGCCGAACTCGCAGGTGAGGCAGTCAGTGGCAATACGACAGTTCAGCTGTTCTTCCGTGATGAGGGAGGTTACCGAGATGTCTCGACCATCACCCAGGACATCATCGTGCGTGCAGATGAAGGCGCAGGCACCCAGGCGAAGCACATTGGAGCCCGCTACATGGCCGATGTGGATGTAGTCAATTTTGCCGGGAATCTGACACTCAACGATGATGTCACCTTCTTTTACCAAGATGACGTGAGGAACTCCACTGACCAGTTTAATGAAACAAGTTCGAGCACGGCGGCTGCCAACACGCGTAACGATACGCGTTCTTATGGTGCCGCGCTGAATGTGGAAACGATTTTCATCAATTTTGATGGCGACATCATCGGTTCGAAGAGCATCACCACTCGTGTGGATCAAGGTGGGAATGGAAATGCGACCAATGGGAGTATCACCGGTGCCAATGATGACTTTGTGCTGCGGCCTGTGTTTGGTCTCAATGGCGATAACTCGGCTTGGACAGGCTCGCTGACGCTGGGAAATACCAGCAGTGATGTGGACCGCGAGCATCTTGTCCGCTTCGGCCAATCGTCCAGCATCTCATCGGCTAACGATGTGATTATGCATCACAATGCCTCTCTACAGGCGGGTGGTCAAAACATCACCATCGGCAGTTTGATCAATCCCACAGGGGCCGCCACGATCGATAGCTACATTGAAAATGCCGCTACCTCACCAGGGGTGATTACCATCAATCAGCTCACGGACGCCACCGTCGGCATCATCTTCCGTGATGGCATCAATTTTTTCCAGCTTCAGGCGGGTGAAGTGGATGCTTCACTGTCCATTGTGAAGACGGGGGGAGCGATGCTGGAATGGCTGAAAGGAAACAGCTATTCGGGCTCCACCACGATTGATGCTGGCGAACTGAAACTCAGTTACGGGGCAGATGCATCGATGCTCGCAGACTCCGCCTCACTGATCATTCGTGATGGGATGTTGAATCTGGCGGGAACGGTTGCCCATCAAGAGATCGTCAGTGGCACCACCATTGATGGAAATGCCCGCATCATTCGTTCGGCCGGCAGTTCGACGATCCAACTCAATGCGATAAACTACATCAGCGGCACCCTTCACATCAGTGAGGATAACATTGCCACCACAGATACCTTAAACGATCCGACAACAGGCATCATTGGTGTCTGGGCTACGGTGGGTGGAAGTTGGGCGGTGAATGCCACCAATTCCGTTGACGGCGCACTGGTCGGTCTCACGACGTTTTCGGATGTAAATCGCCTCGGCGGAGTGATTCCAGATGGAGCGGCGCTGAATGTTCGTATCATCGAGGCTGGCAGTTCTGGTCCTGTCACGCTTGGCGCAGGAACAACGGTGATCAATACCTTGCTCCAAGGTGCTAGCGGTGGCGCGGGTGTAGAAGCTGCATTCGTGCAGATAGGCGCGACAGAGACGCTCCGAATCGCTTCGGGTGGGATTCTGCTGCCTTCGACCAGTTCAGCACTCACTTTCGGTGGCACGGGTGCTTTGACGGCAGGCGTCAATCTGAACGATGACGCGGTTCTGAATCTCCAGAACGAAAGCGTGACTGAGGCTCTGACGGTGGGAGTCAGCATCACTGACAACGGCACGGGCCAGGTCGGTGTGGCAACGCCTGGAGTTGGAAACGTGATTTTCACTGGCACTAATAGTTACTCCGGACAGACTCAAGTGACGTGGGGGACTTTGTCAGTGGGTGATGGTGGAACAACGGGCACTTTGGGAACAGGGGCCGTCGAAGCCGCGGCAACGGGCACGCTTCGTTTTAATCGTTCAGATTCAGCACTCAGCATTGTTGGACCTGTGAATGGTGCGGGAACGGTCATTCAAACTGGATCAGGAACGACGACGCTGAATAGCTCGACTGTGCTGAATGAGCTGAATTTCATTCTTGCTGGAGGAACGCTAGCGACGGGTGCGGATCAGGCGATCAATACGACTCGACCATTGATCTTCGGTGATACTGTGGCCAGCACATCCGTCGGTTCACTGGATCTGACTCTGGGTAGTGCCACGGTGGGGGGGCTGCAGGTGCAAACCAACACCACGACGGCGAACGAAATACTCATCGGCTCAGGCAAGACCCTTCAGGTGAATGGCAATGTTCTGATCGGTATCAATGTCGCTCCTAGCGGGACTGGAACTCCGGTTTTCCCGAACACTGCGCTGACCGTCTCTGGGGGTGGGCAGTGGGTGGTGAATAGCCTTGGAGGCAGCTTCCAGATTGGCGGTGGAACGGGCAGCGTGAATGCCAACCGCGTGGTGGTTGATTTGTCTGGTTTGGCCAATTTCTCCGTGGATCTAGGCAGCTCCGGCACGTTCCGGCTAGGAGATGCCAATGGCAATTCTTCGGGTTCTGGTAATGCCACTTCCTCTCTGCTGCTGGCTGAGAATACCACCATCACGGCTTCGCTGTTGGGTATCGGTGATCGTCAAGGTGTGGGGGGCAGTAGCAATGCGCTAAGGATGGGAGCAGGCACGACTGTGTTTAATGTGAACACACTTTCGGTTGGTGATCGGGGCCAGCGTGGCACCGGCAGCCTGAACTTTGCCGGGAGCACTGGGACGCTGAAAGTGCGTGCTGCCGATGGGGTTGGCCGAACGGTGATGCACGTCCTGAGTTCCTCGGCGGGCACAGGTTATGATCTTTCAGGCACCGTGAACCTTCTGGGGCACGATGCGGATTTACTACTCAGCACTTTGGAGATCGGTATCCGCACCAATGGTAACGGGTCGGGCATCGGCACGTTCTCTTTTGATCAAGGGACACTGGACGTCACTTCTATCTCCATCGGCAGGAAGACAGGAGGTGCGGGAACGGAGAGCGATTCGGTGGTGGGCACGCTGAACATCGGTGGCGGCACGGTGATTGTTGGGGAGGGCGGCATCGCGATGGCTGAAAATAGCTCGACGGGAACCTCGCCCTCCAGTGGTGTGCTGAATTTCACAGGCGGTGACATTCAGATCGGTGGAGACATCCTTAAAATCGGCACCACAGGGGCGGCTGCCGCTTCAGCGACTCTGAATCTCACGGGCACTGCGGTCCTGGATATGACTGGGCATGCCATCGGCTCAGTTTCGCAGCCTTTGGATTCTTTGATTCTCGATAGCGGCACACTCAAGAACGTGAGCCAGATCAATGGCGGAACGACAGGCCTTATCACGGCGGGTAATGGCGGCACCTTGATCCTGGCCGGCAATAACAACTACAGCGGGGGAACCCAGATCAACACAGGCACCTTGCTGATTGCTAGCGCAGCCACTACCGGTTTCGGAAATGTCGCGGTGAATGCGAATGGGGTCCTTGCAGGTGTCGGCACCGTGCGTGGAGATACGACCATTTCCCTGAATGGAGCTGTCAGTCCGGGTTTGGGCGCTGGCACTGTCGGCACGCTGACCTGGGCTTCGGGGATGGACTTGAGCTTTGAATCCGGTTCCAGCGCGAGCTTCCTGCTCGGCTCGACCTCGGGTGTCAGTGATCAACTTGCCAGCGAAGGGCTGGGCACGCTGACGCTGGATGCAGGCACCACCTTCAATGTGACGGGTTGGGACTCGGCTTATGTGCCCAACGGTGGCGACTCCTGGCAGATCTTGGATTGGGGAACTATCACTGGAAGCTTTGAAGTGGGAACCAACTTCCGCTCATCAGGTTCAGGTGGTGGGGATCTCTTCTTGCCAGACTTAGGAGGCGGTCACTTCTGGGATGTTTCGAACTTTATGAGCGCAGGTGTTATTACCGTGGTGGCCATTCCTGAGCCTGGTCGTGTTTCCTTCCTGCTTGTGGGAGGTTTGTTGTTGATGATGCGCCGTCGGCGTAAGTCGTGA